From Aspergillus fumigatus Af293 chromosome 5, whole genome shotgun sequence, a single genomic window includes:
- a CDS encoding bifunctional triacylglycerol lipase/ester hydrolase, with protein MSTSPQPRITRDTFLHTVSLQKNRPGTIPSSHHVTIFMISGNPGLIGYYHTFLSLLADKLGSRGAPSTIQSRSHTCEFQIYGHSLGGFELEQHEDLDVRKRLFDLEDQICYVQEKLDEFLAGGETKQKVILVGHSVGAYIAMEILRRHRERSDAKVRTGADKADFDIVGGIMLFPTVVDIAKSPSGQKLTRLLYFIPQLALVVGFLARVLAMLLPDALLRGLIKNVMGSPPDSAVETTAAFIKSKCGVRQALHMASDEMQTITSDKWGDDVWGVSTASEPLTRLFFYFGRNDHWVAERTRDEIIDLRGRVEGGPTMSVCELGLPHAFCLRHNDIMAEKVADMVMDIVSA; from the exons ATGTCAACATCGCCCCAGCCGCGCATCACGCGCGACACCTTTCTGCACACCGTTTCCCTGCAGAAGAACAGGCCCGGTACCATACCGTCGTCGCACCATGTCACCATTTTCATGATCTCAGGGAATCCAGGGTTAATTGGGTACTACCATACCTTCCTGTCGCTTCTTGCTGACAAATTGGGTTCGCGCGGCGCGCCGAGTACAATTCAGAGTCGTAGTCATACGTGTGAATTTCAGATCTACGGACATAGTCTGGGTGGCTTCGAGCTCGAGCAGCATGAGGATCTAGATGTCAGAAAGCGCTTATTTGATCTTGAGGACCAGATCTGCTATGTTCAGGAGAAGCTTGATGAGTTCCTTGCGGGCGGGgagacgaagcagaaggTCATTCTTGTTGGGCATTCGGTGGGCGCTTATATCGCTATGGAGATTCTGAGGAGGCATCGGGAGAGGTCAGATGCTAAAGTCAGGACCGGGGCTGATAAGGCCGACTTCGATATCGTTGGCGGAATCATGCTCTTCCCTACTGTCGTGGATATTGCCAAGTCGCCCTCTGGGCAGAAGTTGACG CGATTGCTGTACTTCATACCCCAGCTGGCGCTAGTCGTTGGCTTCTTGGCCCGGGTTCTGGCAATGTTACTTCCAGACGCTCTACTGCGTGGTCTGATCAAGAATGTTATGGGGTCACCACCGGATAGTGCGGTTGAGACAACCGCGGCGTTTATCAAGAGTAAATGTGGCGTTAGACAAGCTTT ACACATGGCCTCTGACGAGATGCAGACCATCACTTCGGACAAATGGGGCGATGATGTCTGGGGTGTGTCGACGGCCAGTGAGCCGCTGACTCGTTTATTCTTTTACTTCGGCCGAAATGACCATTGGGTGGCGGAGCGGACGAGGGACGAGATTATTGACCTTCGAGGGCGCGTAGAAGGCGGGCCTACCATGTCGGTTTGTGAGCTTGGACTTCCGCACGCGTTCTGCTTAA GGCATAATGATATTatggcggagaaggtggcCGATATGGTTATGGATATAGTGTCGGCTTGA
- the preA gene encoding pheromone receptor has translation MDSATTGRSPQAVVLPVLSSIAVVVSIPPIILHWKNRNFPATALIGWFLLINTFNIINALIWPTDDVDSWWDGHGLCDVETKVMIASYVGIPGTLVCIFRSLASVLDTRSAMLVPSIGQRWRDRLMDFSFCVIIPVIAMGTHILYQRSRYLILTISGCVNNFDQSWMSLMLAFIWPPIICLLAAFYCALTLYRLHKYRSQFGDILNSANSHLNKSRFLRLFFLACVMLWTILPIQAYVVYRNLMYNLPWHPYSWSRLHGPHSPWSTILKIPMHGEVFFDRWIPVAAGCTLFILFGCCHDALRLYQSAFRLLGLGKCLSGLRTLSQGTSASFTASRARLLSSRKQSPGTGRTTDSATSGTTTCSHEDIEKGPAPRQESSSITRSYWVPLPRCLLGRTFLSTRETAISDPNFSVPATTVSTNAWAGASQSRGSSDFTHAPVGPDTIRVKQVISQESELQV, from the exons ATGGACTCAGCTACAACAGGACGTAGCCCGCAGGCTGTGGTCCTCCCGGTGCTATCCTCCATTGCTGTTGTTGTCAGTATTCCACCAATCATCCTACATTGGAAGAACCGTAATTTCCCCGCTACTGCCCTCATTGGCTGgtttcttctcatcaataCCTTTAACATTATCAATGCACTTATTTGGCCCACGGACGATGTGGATTCATGGTGGGATGGTCATGGTCTTTGTGATGTCGAGACCAAGGTGATGATAGCGAGCTATGTTGGCATACCGGGGACTCTGGTCTGTATCTTCCGAAGCTTGGCCTCTGTGCTCGACACCAGAAGCGCTATGCTCGTCCCCAGCATCGGCCAACGTTGGCGTGACCGTCTGATGGATTTCTCATTCTGTGTGATCATCCCGGTGATCGCAATGGGTACACATATCCTCTACCAAAGGAGCCGATACCTGATCCTCACTATTTCAGGGTGCGTCAACAACTTTGATCAAAGCTGGATGAGTCTTATGCTAGCGTTCATCTGGCCTCCCATAATCTGCCTTCTGGCTGCTTTCTATTGCG CCCTAACCCTCTATCGGCTTCACAAATATCGGAGCCAGTTTGGGGACATACTCAACTCCGCCAACAGCCATCTCAACAAGTCCAGATTCCTGCGTCTATTTTTCCTTGCATGCGTCATGCTTTGGACGATTCTTCCCATTCAGGCTTACGTTGTCTATCGCAATCTTATGTACAATTTGCCCTGGCATCCATACTCATGGAGCCGCCTCCATGGGCCACACTCGCCATGGAGCACCATCCTCAAAATTCCAATGCATGGTGAAGTCTTCTTTGATCGCTGGATTCCTGTGGCTGCGGGGTGCACGCTCTTCATCCTTTTTGGATGCTGCCACGATGCTTTGAGATTGTACCAATCCGCTTTTCGCCTCTTGGGCTTGGGGAAGTGTCTTTCTGGTTTGCGCACTTTGTCGCAAGGTACCTCGGCATCTTTTACAGCGAGCCGTGCGAGATTGCTATCCTCTAGGAAACAGTCGCCTGGAACTGG AAGAACGACCGACTCTGCCACAAGCGGGACGACCACCTGCAGCCACGAGGATATTGAAAAGGGTCCCGCCCCCAGACAAGAGAGTTCCTCTATAACAAGATCGTACTGGGTTCCGCTACCAAGGTGTCTCTTAGGCCGCACATTCCTTTCAACCCGGGAAACAGCGATCTCTGACCCAAACTTTTCGGTTCCAGCCACCACAGTATCCACTAACGCCTGGGCCGGTGCGAGCCAGAGCCGTGGTAGTAGTGACTTCACACATGCCCCAGTCGGACCCGATACTATTCGCGTGAAGCAAGTGATTAGCCAAGAGAGTGAGCTGCAAGTGTAA
- a CDS encoding single-stranded DNA-binding protein, which translates to MSALSSSLRPFLRASSGAALSARSFSTSSPRSIARMIITGRLAAEPELHTTSAGQDIIKYAVGTTFGKGENRHTSWFRVSSFQPEGSQRDFLLSLPKGTLVYVEGDATMRSYEDSDGKRQHALNIVQRTLEVLKRPYNANATDSEASSH; encoded by the exons ATGTCTGCTCTCAGTTCGTCACTTCGCCCCTTCCTGCGCGCCTCTTCAGGTGCAGCTCTCTCCGCACGCTCTTTCAGCACCTCCTCGCCGCGCTCGATCGCACGCATGATCATCACTGGACGTCTCGCTGCCGAGCCCGAGCTGCACACCACCTCAGCTGGTCAGGATATTATCAAGTATGCGGTGGGCACGACCTTCGGCAAAGGGGAGAACCGGCACACCAGCTGGTTCCGCGTCTCGAGCTTCCAGCCAGAGGGTTCGCAGCGGgatttccttctcagcctgCCGAAGGG AACCCTTGTGTACGTTGAGGGCGATGCCACCATGCGTTCGTACGAAGACTCAGATGGCAAGAGACAGCACGCCCTGAACATTGTGCAAC GGACGCTCGAGGTCCTCAAACGCCCGTACAACGCCAACGCTACTGATTCTGAAGCTTCTTCCCATTAA
- a CDS encoding SMEK family protein, protein MASDLQPPNDRKRVKVYELRDNDWFDRGTGFCMGQILDDEPRIYVQSEDEPDRVLLETRITKDDGYQKQQETLIVWTEPNGTDMALSFQEAEGCAAIWNFVNNVQQHLHSLAAADDALSDDLESYQSIMLPPPELGNLPDIDHIMRAASITQGGRDALSKFVIRDEYIPKLIPLVTVAEDLESLPDLHRLCNIMKSLILLNDNTIIETVVTDDIILGVVGALEYDPEFPTHKANHRQYLADQSRYKEVVPIKDPIIRRKIRYTWRLQYLKDVVLARILDDPTFSVLNSLIFFNQVEIVNHIQSNGPFLKELFSVFDPRNADLKRKDDAVQFLHQCAGIAKNLQAPARANLFANFINHGLFAVIAFAIKHPNPAMRTTGVDLLVALLDHDPIMMRGYMLKAVNEKKTPLTDTLIDLLHAESDLGVKNQLADAIKVLLDPQIPLQDAMGRAGPEYFSKFRPNILSDAFMQNHFDESARRLFLPLRRLENRTDLNDLTFQEVSLYSHLVDILTFFVRQHLYRSRNVIHNEALAPRIAQLLRVPQKHLKLTALKFFRTLVSLQDTFYQALMTHNNTFGLILDIVYETMPRDNLLNSACLELFEFIKRENIKPIVLHIVEKYREKIKDITYVDTFQNLILRYEQMQGYGAEADSTLFSQEEEARKLQANGQRWQGVKEMDAAEEEYFNTSDDEDEWQQENRVHGSVVVNAQNGAASPVVKPLVDYPDDDEDENAMDTKPEADELQAQQTPQEEDATVDISLETQTTPISLGIQAPPERLSEKRRREEEDDDELVKLTSGPKRRSSTSSSSGSAGLLRRKRGMSIGSLSTAEKGTTQNSSGGLGGTAPKRIAINLGPVVKRATSETESSDSTSSHTSNEKENRVDGVKEDA, encoded by the exons ATGGCGTCGGACTTACAACCACCCAACGATCGTAAGCGGGTTAAGGTCTACGAGCTGAGGGATAATGACTGGTTCGACCGAGGGACTGGGTTCTGTATGGGACAGATTCTCGAC GATGAACCGCGAATATACGTTCAGTCGGAGGATGAGCCCGACCGGGTGCTCCTGGAGACAAGAATCACCAAAGACGATGGCTATCAGAAGCAGCAAG AGACCCTTATCGTATGGACAGAGCCTAATGGAACGGACATGGCGTTGAGTTTTCAGGAAGCGGAGGGCTGCGCGGCTATATG GAATTTTGTGAATAATGTCCAACAACACCTACACAgcttggcagcagcag ACGATGCCTTGTCCGACGACCTCGAAAGCTATCAGTCAATCATGCTACCTCCGCCTGAACTTGGGAATCTTCCGGACATCGATCACATCATGAGGGCGGCCAGCATCACTCAAGGCGGTCGCGACGCGCTCTCTAAATTTGTCATTAGAGACGAGTACATCCCGAAGCTGATACCTTTAGTCACTGTCGCAGAAGATCTGGAGAGTCTTCCGGATTTGCATCGACTTTGCAACATAATGAAATCGCTTATTCTACTCAATGACAACACTATTATTGAGACGGTCGTCACCGATGATATTATCCTGGGGGTGGTCGGGGCATTAGAAT ATGATCCCGAATTTCCCACCCACAAGGCCAATCATCGACAATATCTCGCAGATCAGAGCCGTTACAAGGAAGTCGTCCCCATCAAGGATCCCATCATTCGCCGCAAGATTCGCTACACATGGCGCCTACAGTATCTGAAAGATGTGGTGTTGGCTCGAATACTGGATGACCCAACATTTTCTGTCCTCAACTCTCTGATTTTCTTCAATCAGGTGGAGATAGTGAATCACATTCAGTCGAATGGACCCTTCTTGAAAGAACTCTTCTCGGTTTTCGACCCTCGGAACGCAGATTTGAAGCGCAAGGATGATGCCGTGCAGTTCCTTCACCAGTGCGCTGGAATTGCGAAGAATTTACAGGCTCCCGCGCGCGCCAATCTCTTCGCGAACTTCATCAATCATGGCCTTTTCGCCGTCATTGCATTTGCCATCAAACATCCTAATCCAGCCATGCGCACTACAGGAGTCGATCTCCTTGTGGCGCTGCTTGATCACGACCCAATTATGATGCGTGGATATATGCTCAAGGCCGTCAACGAAAAGAAAACACCCCTTACCGATACGCTCATCGATCTCCTGCATGCTGAATCCGACCTTGGTGTGAAGAATCAGCTCGCAGATGCGATCAAAGTTCTATTGGATCCTCAAATCCCTCTGCAGGATGCTATGGGTCGGGCTGGTCCCGAATATTTTTCGAAATTTCGTCCTAATATTCTCTCTGATGCGTTCATGCAGAATCACTTCGATGAATCCGCTAGAAgactttttcttcccctcaGACGGCTTGAGAATCGTACTGACC TTAATGATCTCACGTTTCAAGAAGTATCCCTATATTCACATTTGGTTGATATCCTCACATTCTTCGTCCGTCAACATCTCTATCGAAGCCGTAATGTCATTCACAACGAGGCTCTTGCGCCCCGAATTGCCCAGTTACTTAGAGTTCCTCAGAAACACCTCAAATTAA CGGCTTTGAAGTTCTTCCGCACCTTGGTCAGCCTGCAAGATACGTTCTATCAGGCGTTGATGACGCACAATAACACCTTCGGGCTGATCCTGGACATTGTCTACGAAACTATGCCTCGCGACAACCTCCTCAACTCCGCATGTCTTGAGCTCTTCGAGTTCATCAAACGAGAGAATATCAAACCTATTGTTCTTCACATTGTTGAAAAATACCgtgagaagatcaaggataTCACTTATGTTGACACCTTTCAGAATTTGATCCTGCGCTACGAGCAGATGCAAGGCTATGGAGCAGAGGCAGACTCAACCCTTTTTtcacaagaagaggaagctcgAAAATTACAGGCGAATGGTCAACGCTGGCAAGGGGTCAAGGAGATGgatgctgctgaagaggaaTACTTCAACACAtccgacgacgaggatgag TGGCAGCAAGAGAATCGTGTGCATGGTTCTGTGGTTGTCAATGCGCAAAACGGCGCAGCTTCGCCAGTAGTGAAACCCTTGGTTGATTATccagacgatgatgaagatgagaatgCGATGGATACAAAACCGGAAGCCGACGAACTCCAGGCGCAGCAAACACCacaggaagaggatgcgACGGTCGATATCTCGTTGGAGACGCAGACTACGCCGATTTCTCTAGGCATACAGGCTCCTCCGGAACGCCTATCAGAGAAGCGTCGGcgtgaagaggaggatgacgatgaattGGTCAAGCTGACCTCAGGACCGAAAAGGAGGAGCTCTacgagcagcagctcagGCAGTGCAGGTCTCCTACGGAGAAAGCGAGGCATGTCAATCGGATCTCTTTCTACTGCAGAAAAGGGAACAACTCAGAATTCGTCAGGTGGGTTGGGTGGCACGGCGCCTAAAAGGATCGCTATCAACCTTGGTCCCGTAGTCAAGCGAGCCACTTCAGAAACTGAGTCGAGTGATTCGACCTCAAGTCATACGAGCAATGAGAAAGAAAACCGCGTTGACGGTGTGAAAGAAGACGCTTGA
- a CDS encoding phosphatase family protein: protein MSSNSDQSSQPSVSSTPGGYQSDSGSSSSSRHPDERHDPFALPKAVKARKSEYTREQTLRVKVGTWNVAAIRGTEEDIGKWFVERKGICEQLSGLKLQDPRDMSDGTDWGSGDDASRDTQGGQSKRKGFPKLPPYEPEKVGLYVLGLQEVVDVSSAAEALRPYVDPGPSNKWKAALEKALPEGFQLVSEAQLVGLLLLIYAAPSVVESISSVSSANVGTGLLGYMGNKGAVATRLMLGETTCLVFVNSHLSAGSDKSSLERRNWDASQIVGRAKFDPIDPDKGLREDPGDSIGREDFAFWFGDLNYRLEDIPGGDVRQVLARHTENEYDKRHKPSHHVEGEVPSSPMVGVEHDHKSEESFPTLSDDEIDPHTDPSSLQTTIASLLPHDQLRMQQKKNRAFHDGWREGDITFLPTYKYDVGSVARFDSSEKHRGPSWCDRILYRARHDRLRYEKRVQEAEKSRQRDEEMKARGLDKAAADDSVLFDYDPDVDGADSGDEYDSNKDKSSDSDSVSSESDKDECCRLEYYVSHQGILSSDHKPLTAGFTIKYEAVDPYLKAKVHQEVVRELDKAENESRPGLTIVVDTQGEDPRKSTTDPNAVDFGDVPFDIPITRSLTAANTSGVPATFCLERPDHGSEQKTPSWLEYKIEAPTHHEEDKKRKTNERTLFPGELANIDITAHVRDIEHVRLLNNGQLKLEDILVLRVTGGRDHFISAYGQWLPTCFGRSVEELTMMPEAGARSLLKRDKSEKERSHVETGRLSAPRELFRLTEAISEQSERAIAEWGMTKNDSDEELPPWAKDQGAGWPFDPETWTLKDKDQRSQHLASVREALDTNQDFKSIFAPEVTSLHRLELLCETLLAFLRSLRDGIITASVWEKMEQQMVTRERNKSPPLSWDETQAWVLETLAYSPAHSVSFTFVTFMLAHIANEIAPLPSTAAALPEISNQQRQHNKRDSVLSTKGGQPPDPTAAETAASGGSIKRRPRVLTATSLSSLQANASHRRQVVETTLASIFAPALISESTVPSKDKERRALEDRKRSIIEPFLKTAGVDNMGPSGGAP from the coding sequence ATGAGTTCAAACAGCGATCAGTCGTCGCAACCTTCCGTTTCTTCAACCCCCGGCGGGTATCAAAGCGACAGTggcagcagctcctccagtCGCCATCCCGATGAGCGTCATGACCCGTTCGCGCTTCCAAAGGCCGTCAAAGCGAGGAAGTCGGAGTACACCCGCGAACAAACGCTCCGCGTCAAGGTCGGCACTTGGAATGTGGCAGCTATCCGAGGTACGGAGGAAGATATTGGAAAATGGTTCGTGGAACGGAAGGGTATATGCGAACAGCTCTCTGGTCTGAAGCTGCAGGATCCCCGAGATATGTCCGACGGGACCGACTGGGGGTCGGGGGACGATGCTTCGCGAGATACTCAGGGCGGCCAGTCGAAACGCAAGGGATTTCCCAAACTCCCTCCGTACGAACCGGAGAAGGTAGGCCTCTACGTGCTAGGATTACAAGAAGTTGTGGATGTTTCGTCGGCTGCGGAGGCATTGAGGCCATACGTTGATCCAGGACCGTCGAACAAATGGAAGGCGGCGCTTGAGAAAGCCCTGCCAGAGGGTTTTCAGCTCGTTTCGGAGGCTCAGCTAGTGGGGCTCCTGCTTTTAATCTACGCGGCTCCTTCTGTTGTTGAGAGCATATCTTCGGTTAGCTCTGCCAACGTGGGTACGGGACTTTTGGGTTACATGGGCAATAAAGGTGCAGTAGCAACGCGACTGATGCTCGGTGAAACGACTTGTCTTGTGTTTGTCAACTCGCATCTTTCCGCTGGCTCGGATAAAAGTAGCTTGGAACGGCGCAATTGGGATGCATCTCAGATTGTCGGACGTGCTAAATTTGACCCCATTGACCCAGACAAGGGCCTGAGAGAGGACCCTGGGGACAGTATTGGGAGAGAAGATTTTGCCTTCTGGTTTGGTGACCTGAACTATAGACTTGAAGATATTCCCGGAGGTGACGTGCGACAAGTGCTCGCTCGGCATACGGAGAACGAATACGACAAGAGGCATAAGCCGTCACACCATGTCGAAGGGGAAgtgccatcatcaccaatgGTAGGTGTCGAACACGACCATAAATCGGAAGAATCATTTCCAACTCTATCGGACGATGAAATCGACCCTCATACGGACCCATCTTCGCTGCAAACTACTATTGCGTCTCTACTGCCCCATGATCAGCTTCGTATgcaacagaagaagaacagggCTTTCCATGACGGTTGGAGAGAAGGCGACATCACATTCTTACCAACATACAAGTATGATGTGGGGAGTGTGGCCAGGTTCGATTCTAGCGAGAAGCATCGTGGGCCGAGTTGGTGCGATCGAATACTATACCGGGCACGCCACGATAGACTGAGGTATGAAAAACGAGTTCAAGAAGCCGAGAAGTCGAGACAACGGGACGAAGAAATGAAAGCAAGAGGCTTGGATAAGGCAGCTGCTGACGATAGCGTATTATTTGACTACGACCCGGACGTCGATGGTGCCGACAGTGGGGACGAGTACGATTCGAATAAGGACAAGTCGAGCGACAGTGATTCGGTGTCTTCCGAATCTGACAAGGATGAGTGCTGTCGGCTCGAATATTACGTGTCACATCAGGGTATTCTATCATCGGACCACAAGCCTTTGACTGCCGGTTTTACGATCAAGTATGAGGCTGTCGACCCTTATCTGAAAGCCAAGGTACACCAGGAAGTTGTACGGGAGCTAGACAAAGCTGAGAATGAATCGCGACCTGGCTTAACGATCGTGGTCGATACACAGGGAGAGGATCCCAGAAAATCCACAACAGATCCGAATGCGGTAGACTTTGGTGATGTACCTTTCGATATACCCATCACCCGCTCACTCACTGCTGCAAATACAAGTGGCGTGCCGGCTACTTTCTGCCTCGAGAGGCCCGATCATGGCAGTGAACAAAAGACACCGTCATGGCTGGAATACAAAATTGAAGCACCCACTCACCATGAGGAAGAtaagaaaaggaaaacaaacGAACGTACTCTGTTTCCCGGGGAGCTCGCCAACATTGATATAACCGCACATGTTCGAGATATCGAGCATGTTCGTTTGCTGAACAATGGTCAACTCAAGCTTGAGgacatccttgtccttcGCGTGACCGGCGGTCGCGATCATTTCATCTCTGCTTATGGGCAGTGGTTGCCTACATGTTTTGGGCGCAGCGTGGAAGAACTTACTATGATGCCCGAAGCCGGTGCGCGAAGCCTATTGAAAAGGGATAAATCAGAAAAAGAGCGTAGTCATGTTGAAACTGGCCGCCTATCCGCCCCTCGTGAGCTTTTCCGCCTGACTGAGGCTATTTCAGAACAGTCTGAACGTGCCATTGCTGAGTGGGGAATGACAAAAAATGATTCCGACGAAGAGTTGCCCCCATGGGCAAAGGACCAGGGTGCCGGATGGCCATTTGACCCAGAGACGTGGACCTTGAAGGATAAGGACCAGCGATCTCAGCACTTGGCTTCAGTTCGTGAAGCCTTGGACACCAATCAAGATTTCAAGTCTATCTTCGCTCCTGAGGTAACATCACTGCATCGATTGGAGCTTCTGTGCGAGACCCTATTGGCCTTTCTCCGTTCGCTGAGAGATGGAATAATCACGGCTTCCGTATGGGAGAAAATGGAACAGCAGATGGTCACGCGTGAACGGAATAAGTCACCTCCCCTGTCCTGGGATGAAACTCAAGCATGGGTTCTAGAGACGCTCGCATACTCCCCCGCTCACAGCGTCTCCTTCACGTTTGTCACATTTATGCTCGCCCACATTGCCAACGAGATCGCCCCGCTGCCGTCTACGGCAGCAGCATTGCCTGAAATATCGAACCAGCAACGTCAACACAACAAGCGGGACAGTGTCTTATCCACCAAAGGTGGACAGCCTCCTGATCCTACCGCAGCTGAAACAGCAGCCTCGGGAGGCAGTATCAAACGCCGACCGCGTGTCTTGACAGCCACCAGCTTATCGAGCCTTCAAGCCAACGCCAGTCATCGCAGACAAGTAGTTGAAACTACTTTAGCTTCCATTTTCGCACCAGCACTCATTTCTGAGAGTACTGTCCCTAGCAAGGATAAGGAGCGGCGAGCCCTGGAGGATAGAAAACGGAGTATCATCGAGCCGTTCCTCAAGACGGCTGGAGTTGATAACATGGGTCCATCGGGTGGTGCTCCGTAG
- a CDS encoding Dcp1 family protein — translation MTTRKPRRTNNGSGNHHRPNHNGTQPSDYESDYPNYFSDTQQQQEQHMPPPPLRSNEELNLSVLRRHNPSVNTILSLAPYAVVYLFNPTSRQWEKSGVEGSLFVCQLSQGSLGEERYSVFVLNRRGLNNFDILLTDGDNVELTEEYVIIKSDYDLDTDQGISNNGDYSGAKKNVNPADVRIYGLWIYSEPPPNSTAETRTINAHMIRECAVHAGQSLKIARERLEATRQNGLHVATAAAEAGSMDGMHSSVPMGRQISLKDLFGQQRAQDDEWSVKAHNFGQPQWQQTPMEMPAAEPQPRQDVLGDLFRRAGLAYQENS, via the coding sequence ATGACGACCCGCAAACCCCGACGAACGAACAATGGCAGTGGCAACCATCATCGTCCCAATCACAATGGCACGCAACCCTCTGACTATGAGTCCGATTATCCAAACTACTTTTCCGACacgcaacagcagcaagaacagcaCATGCCTCCCCCGCCGTTACGCTCGAACGAGGAGCTGAACCTCTCCGTACTCCGCCGCCATAATCCGTCTGTGAACACGATTCTGTCTCTCGCTCCATACGCAGTGGTTTACTTATTCAACCCGACGTCCCGACAGTGGGAAAAAAGCGGTGTGGAGGGGTCACTGTTTGTCTGTCAACTATCTCAAGGAAGTCTAGGCGAGGAACGATACAGCGTTTTCGTGTTGAACCGACGCGGCCTCAACAACTTCGATATTCTGTTGACGGACGGGGACAATGTGGAGCTTACGGAAGAATatgtcatcatcaaatcTGACTACGACCTGGATACAGACCAAGGCATTTCCAATAATGGTGACTACAGTGGTGCCAAGAAGAATGTAAACCCCGCCGACGTCCGTATCTACGGCCTCTGGATCTACTCCGAGCCACCGCCAAACTCGACGGCAGAAACACGCACAATCAACGCTCACATGATCCGGGAATGCGCCGTACATGCAGGGCAGAGTCTGAAGATTGCCCGTGAGCGACTAGAAGCGACGCGCCAGAACGGCCTTCATGTTGCTACCGCCGCTGCTGAGGCTGGCTCCATGGATGGAATGCACTCGAGTGTTCCTATGGGTCGTCAGATCTCCTTAAAGGACCTTTTTGGCCAACAGAGGGCACAGGATGATGAATGGAGTGTCAAGGCACACAATTTTGGTCAACCGCAATGGCAGCAAACACCAATGGAGATGCCGGCGGCGGAACCTCAACCTCGACAGGATGTTCTAGGGGATTTGTTCAGAAGAGCAGGACTTGCCTACCAGGAAAACTCTTAG